The following coding sequences lie in one Apium graveolens cultivar Ventura chromosome 1, ASM990537v1, whole genome shotgun sequence genomic window:
- the LOC141664915 gene encoding uncharacterized protein LOC141664915: MNNEAEYEALIAGLGLARAMRAKNLKVCEDSRLVVAQVNGEFEAKDDTIAKYPRVVKGILTQFDEWYAEHVPREENTMVDALSKFASSEIKNYPRSIYFQVLKTHTILVIDLIAPVGVARCWIDSIKTHLETGWLPNDAQAACKLPVRALRYSLIEGLLYKRSFFILYLKCLRPLEVKEVHCGSH, from the coding sequence ATGAACaacgaagcagaatatgaagcattGATAGCTGGCTTAGGCTTAGCTAGAGCCATGAGGGCCAAAAACCTGAAGGTCTGTGAAGACTCAAGACTTGTAGTTGCTCAAGTTAATGGAGAGTTTGAGGCCAAGGATGATACTATAGCCAAGTACCCGAGAGTCGTAAAGGGAATACTGactcagtttgatgaatggtacGCAGAACATGTTCCGAGAGAGGAGAACACTATGGTGGATGCCTTGTCTAAGTTCGCCTCGTCTGAAATCAAGAACTATCCGAGAAGTATTTACTTCCAGGTCTTGAAAACCCATACTATTCTTGTCATAGATCTGATAGCACCAGTTGGTGTGGCAAGATGTTGGATAGACTCGATCAAGACCCACCTAGAAACTGGGTGGCTCCCTAATGATGCCCAGGCGGCATGCAAGCTGCCGGTTAGAGCATTAAGATATTCATTGATTGAAGGCCTTCTTTACAAAAGGTCCTTTTTTATTCTGTACTTGAAGTGCTTAAGACCTCTTGAAGTAAAGGAAGTTCATTGTGGTAGCCATTGA